A stretch of Microbulbifer bruguierae DNA encodes these proteins:
- a CDS encoding translocation/assembly module TamB domain-containing protein: MRDIHDTPNPPTPDDEPSRRADAFRRRRLQVPRFTVLVCTLLMPLLMAIFLIGSDSGREAVTRAGLAAARYFLPDISINAEGLRSAELGHWYFEWLQVQYQDKPLLDARKLTLQLDLQKLWHNQIHMPELSAQSLLFDNTALGEYLQAHVNAEEIEESADTGMALKLPAIWLEKLSVEKLTLIDHKLQDFPALTVNGHGSYHWPGKESALHLDIAEIAGKQMHLQLNGSMQDAENYILTLAASEQPGGFLTRALQLPAGEALDAGGKILLKIAGDNRIQVVIERFSLPLVRHRFGLRGRGDIALSPWSVATDDLELLVDETSHQVHGTIDGESLALQVQLNRLPLAISQPWQDYLQGGWLSADLDIKGPLKLPSADGNIELKSTYQKQPLHLVGEVETVDDEIRIRTGRLTLAKAQLGVRGKVDIGEKSIDLSGLIEKLTVKEIRRLVAGLEQTRDVVIPPELDGTIERLKVTAIGPWDNPQLALELASALQYQEQQARLQGRAAGDLKRMAIRDLLLEGEGVRVGGSGEIDIQGKALQFQLDLAARGLQPAEQFGIPLDPGTRVDMDAVVSVTGPWDNPKMSARLSSDGRYREYRYRLRGGAAGNLETLTFDGLRLDLFTGGAADTAEAVPEHSLVPDELVEPAEDYPLQQSAPRIVGTDALAQDAEAARRRGNAWLELNGVVEPRARQANGTLAARNIPVAMAKLAGVSLPPSLLGEVSIDAQFSGPFQAPQASANVLGLGEYLGEPWQVQGDVSYRKAQIELSGVRLLWAARNQLIADGSLSEQALDLELRASAVLADFEEWLSADISDSGELSLWATARGAPREPELAGELKVSGRAPTLRDDALVQSPLTLLLEWQTRAGDLLMSLDASHGSRKAADAEARLAIAPILEQLFREKPEGESPPLPVDLQATGKADLAALSAFFDPEIHTMRGELDFNLVAKGTSAAPNARGKVNLRDGYYEHRPSNTRLRNVVFVADLTPDIWRIEEASARDSERGRVDLTGAVTFNPSQPSQPPALDFTLSARKAHLLNMPGAKGAFSGDLHLTGNTEDALFAGTLNLRPLAVQVEHFIGSSVPEIDVIEVEVDGGEQARGPSILENVRLNLQVVLDQQSYVRGLGLDSELKGEIGISGTAANPSASGTVTIVRGKFDLLGKKFELQEGQVQFQNNVAAIYIKGVHTYTEGEITAEISGTTDNPKIEFSSSPAAAQDEIFAQLLFGKSLTDISPLQAVRLVSVVRTLQTGSTGFDPLASTRDLVGLDTLDFESEATDDGDQYSLSLGKYITSRIYLELQRSTDPLNPWQAEMQIELRKNLRLDIKSSDSNESSAGSVELQWKKDY, translated from the coding sequence ATGCGCGACATCCACGATACGCCCAACCCGCCAACTCCCGATGATGAGCCGTCGCGGCGCGCTGACGCCTTTCGGCGTCGCCGGCTGCAAGTACCGCGCTTCACCGTCTTGGTTTGCACCCTGTTAATGCCACTGCTGATGGCGATTTTTCTGATTGGCTCCGATAGCGGGCGCGAAGCGGTGACCCGCGCTGGGCTTGCCGCCGCCCGATATTTTTTACCGGACATCTCCATCAACGCCGAAGGCCTGCGCAGTGCCGAGCTGGGGCACTGGTATTTCGAATGGCTGCAGGTGCAATACCAGGACAAGCCGTTGTTGGATGCGCGCAAGCTGACCCTGCAACTGGATCTGCAAAAACTCTGGCACAACCAGATTCATATGCCGGAGCTTAGTGCGCAGTCATTGTTGTTCGACAATACGGCGCTCGGGGAGTATCTGCAGGCGCATGTGAATGCTGAGGAGATAGAGGAGAGCGCAGACACGGGGATGGCACTGAAGCTTCCGGCAATCTGGCTGGAAAAGCTATCGGTCGAAAAACTGACCCTGATAGATCACAAGTTACAGGACTTTCCCGCGTTGACGGTCAACGGCCACGGTAGTTACCACTGGCCGGGAAAGGAGTCCGCATTGCATCTGGATATAGCGGAAATTGCTGGCAAGCAGATGCACCTCCAGCTCAATGGCAGTATGCAGGATGCAGAAAATTACATACTGACTCTGGCGGCGAGTGAGCAGCCAGGTGGCTTTCTCACCCGCGCCTTGCAATTGCCTGCCGGCGAAGCGCTTGATGCCGGTGGCAAGATATTGCTGAAGATTGCCGGGGACAATCGTATACAGGTTGTTATTGAACGATTTTCCCTGCCGCTGGTTCGCCACCGCTTCGGCTTGCGAGGTCGCGGGGACATTGCACTGTCACCCTGGTCAGTAGCGACAGATGATCTTGAATTGCTGGTGGATGAAACCAGCCACCAGGTGCACGGCACCATTGATGGCGAGTCACTGGCGTTACAGGTTCAGCTCAATCGGCTGCCGCTGGCGATTTCCCAGCCATGGCAGGATTACTTGCAAGGGGGCTGGTTGTCGGCAGATCTGGACATAAAGGGGCCGCTTAAGCTGCCCAGTGCCGATGGCAATATCGAATTGAAATCCACCTATCAAAAACAGCCTCTCCATCTCGTTGGCGAAGTGGAAACGGTAGACGATGAAATCCGTATTCGCACTGGGCGGCTGACCCTGGCCAAGGCGCAGTTGGGGGTGCGTGGCAAGGTGGATATCGGTGAGAAATCTATCGACCTCTCGGGCCTGATCGAGAAGTTGACCGTGAAGGAAATTCGCAGGCTTGTCGCCGGTCTGGAACAGACCCGTGATGTGGTAATCCCGCCGGAGCTGGACGGCACGATAGAGCGACTGAAAGTGACTGCCATTGGCCCCTGGGATAATCCGCAATTGGCACTGGAGCTGGCAAGTGCGCTGCAATACCAGGAGCAGCAAGCGCGGCTGCAGGGGCGTGCTGCTGGAGACCTGAAACGGATGGCGATCAGGGATCTGCTGCTGGAAGGCGAGGGGGTAAGGGTTGGCGGTAGCGGTGAGATCGACATTCAGGGCAAGGCGCTGCAATTTCAGCTGGATCTGGCAGCGCGGGGTCTACAGCCGGCAGAACAGTTCGGAATTCCGCTAGACCCTGGTACCCGGGTTGATATGGATGCGGTGGTTTCGGTGACCGGTCCCTGGGACAACCCGAAGATGTCCGCGCGCCTGTCGTCCGATGGCCGCTACCGCGAATACCGCTACCGACTGCGCGGCGGCGCGGCGGGCAATCTGGAAACGCTGACCTTTGACGGCTTGCGGCTGGATCTTTTCACTGGAGGTGCTGCGGATACTGCCGAGGCCGTGCCGGAGCATTCGCTGGTGCCGGACGAACTGGTGGAACCGGCAGAAGACTACCCGCTGCAGCAATCTGCCCCGCGTATTGTCGGCACTGATGCCCTAGCGCAAGATGCCGAAGCCGCGCGCCGGCGTGGCAATGCGTGGCTGGAGCTGAATGGGGTGGTGGAACCCAGGGCCCGGCAGGCTAATGGCACCCTGGCGGCGCGCAATATTCCCGTGGCAATGGCCAAACTTGCCGGTGTGTCACTGCCTCCCTCTCTACTTGGCGAAGTCAGTATCGACGCGCAGTTTTCCGGCCCATTCCAGGCGCCACAGGCAAGTGCCAATGTGCTCGGGTTGGGAGAGTACCTTGGGGAGCCCTGGCAGGTGCAGGGTGATGTGAGTTACCGCAAGGCGCAGATAGAGTTGTCCGGGGTGAGATTGTTGTGGGCGGCGCGCAATCAGCTGATCGCCGATGGCAGTCTGAGCGAACAGGCGCTGGATCTCGAATTACGGGCCAGCGCGGTTCTGGCGGATTTTGAAGAGTGGCTCAGTGCGGATATCAGTGACAGCGGTGAACTGTCACTCTGGGCCACTGCCCGCGGTGCGCCGCGAGAGCCCGAACTGGCTGGCGAGCTGAAAGTGAGCGGACGCGCGCCGACACTGCGTGACGACGCACTGGTGCAGTCGCCCCTGACATTACTGCTTGAATGGCAAACCAGAGCCGGTGATCTGTTGATGTCGCTGGATGCGAGCCACGGCAGTCGCAAGGCTGCCGACGCCGAGGCCCGTCTGGCCATCGCGCCGATACTGGAACAGCTGTTCCGGGAAAAACCGGAGGGGGAATCACCACCGCTGCCGGTGGATCTGCAAGCCACGGGTAAAGCCGACCTCGCGGCCCTCAGTGCTTTCTTTGACCCGGAAATTCACACCATGCGCGGTGAACTGGATTTCAACCTGGTGGCAAAGGGCACGAGTGCGGCACCCAATGCCCGCGGGAAGGTCAACCTGCGGGACGGTTATTACGAACATCGACCGAGCAATACCCGTTTGCGCAATGTTGTTTTCGTTGCCGATCTGACCCCGGATATCTGGCGAATCGAGGAGGCGAGCGCCAGAGACAGTGAGCGCGGGCGCGTAGACCTGACAGGGGCGGTCACCTTCAACCCGTCGCAACCTTCTCAGCCTCCCGCGCTGGATTTCACCCTGTCGGCGCGCAAGGCGCATTTGCTGAATATGCCAGGCGCCAAAGGGGCCTTTAGTGGCGATTTGCACCTGACCGGGAACACCGAGGATGCGCTGTTTGCAGGAACGCTAAACCTGCGGCCGCTGGCTGTCCAGGTGGAACATTTTATCGGCAGCAGTGTGCCGGAAATTGACGTCATCGAAGTGGAGGTTGACGGGGGTGAGCAGGCTCGTGGGCCCTCAATACTGGAAAATGTCCGTCTCAATCTGCAGGTGGTGCTGGATCAACAGTCCTATGTGAGAGGCCTGGGGCTGGATTCCGAGCTGAAGGGGGAAATCGGAATTAGTGGCACTGCAGCGAATCCCAGCGCTTCCGGGACGGTGACCATCGTGCGGGGTAAATTTGACCTGCTGGGGAAAAAGTTCGAGTTACAGGAAGGGCAGGTACAGTTCCAGAATAACGTGGCGGCGATCTATATAAAGGGCGTACACACCTATACCGAAGGTGAAATCACTGCGGAAATCTCCGGCACTACGGACAATCCGAAAATCGAGTTCAGCTCCAGCCCCGCCGCCGCCCAGGATGAGATTTTTGCCCAGCTGCTGTTCGGGAAATCCCTCACAGATATCTCGCCGTTGCAGGCGGTGCGCCTGGTCAGCGTGGTGAGGACCCTGCAGACCGGCAGCACTGGTTTCGATCCCCTGGCCAGCACCCGTGACCTGGTGGGGCTGGATACCCTGGATTTCGAATCCGAAGCAACCGATGACGGTGATCAATACTCCCTTAGCCTGGGGAAATACATCACCAGTCGTATCTATCTCGAATTGCAACGCAGTACCGACCCCCTGAATCCATGGCAGGCGGAAATGCAGATCGAATTGCGCAAAAATCTACGTCTGGATATTAAATCGTCGGATAGCAATGAAAGCAGTGCCGGAAGTGTGGAACTGCAGTGGAAGAAGGATTATTGA
- a CDS encoding autotransporter assembly complex protein TamA — protein sequence MRNSCFAPSTAFFSRVALVLLAVFLLLPPAGNALPFFDSLPKFKVRVAEDSELQEWLREALNEQRKSSSVLKSYEDALDVARYERGTLEKLLRSRGYYDGRVRQTVTDGEILYRVVPGPLYRIKSLEVRMPPQLAPGFPGVGLQVGDPLEAEKVTQGVKKIEEYLAANACLLNVDVSYKATVIHSEQAARLRYRVKESPQVHVGQVHVAGLSTVNEEYLRKRVQLKSGDCFNSKKVDAAKLRLLRTNLIAGVNASVSEPYEGTVDITFDVIERKHKTVRLGVGYTSDEGAGVSAGWEHRNILGRGEKIEVETRVNEVKQSIKGELIVPRFFRDDQDFSAKAESSNEERDAYDAESVTIGGTISRRHTKHRTFSVGSELKFSRVQEEGEESENYNLLSFPLGMKIDTTDNLLDAHRGATVALEVRPYLDLKGNSPSFVKNTLVMTGYLTGEDIRFDPTLALRIKAGVISGIANLDIPADERFYAGGGGSVRGYSYQALGPRRLIPSDVAGEPPTLSDPIGGRGLSEISLEGRFRFTETWGGVLFVDGGNAYENPRPQFDDLYWGAGFGVRYMTSFAPLRFDIAFPLDRRDDVDDSSYQIYVSLGQAF from the coding sequence TTGCGCAATTCCTGTTTCGCTCCCAGCACGGCATTTTTTTCTCGCGTGGCGTTGGTGCTGCTGGCCGTTTTTCTATTGTTGCCGCCGGCGGGGAATGCGCTGCCATTCTTCGATAGCCTGCCCAAATTCAAAGTCCGTGTTGCGGAAGACAGTGAGCTGCAGGAGTGGTTGCGGGAAGCGCTAAACGAGCAGCGCAAGTCCAGCAGCGTACTCAAATCCTATGAAGACGCCCTTGATGTGGCCCGCTATGAGCGCGGGACCCTGGAAAAACTGCTGCGTTCCCGCGGCTATTACGATGGCCGCGTGCGTCAGACGGTGACGGATGGTGAAATTCTCTATCGCGTGGTGCCAGGTCCACTGTACCGAATCAAATCCCTGGAAGTGCGTATGCCACCGCAGTTGGCTCCGGGGTTTCCCGGGGTGGGCCTGCAGGTAGGGGATCCACTCGAAGCGGAGAAGGTCACCCAGGGGGTCAAGAAAATCGAGGAATACCTCGCCGCTAACGCTTGTCTGCTGAATGTGGATGTGAGCTACAAGGCTACGGTCATTCACAGTGAGCAGGCGGCCAGGCTGAGGTACCGGGTGAAAGAAAGCCCACAGGTCCATGTCGGCCAGGTCCATGTTGCCGGGCTGTCCACCGTCAACGAGGAATATCTGCGCAAGCGCGTGCAGCTCAAATCCGGGGATTGTTTCAACAGTAAAAAAGTGGATGCGGCAAAACTGCGCCTACTGCGGACAAACCTGATTGCCGGTGTCAACGCCAGCGTGTCCGAGCCTTACGAGGGTACCGTGGACATCACCTTCGATGTCATCGAGCGCAAGCACAAGACTGTGCGCCTGGGGGTCGGGTATACGTCTGACGAGGGCGCCGGTGTTTCCGCGGGATGGGAGCATCGCAATATTCTCGGGCGCGGCGAAAAAATTGAAGTGGAAACCCGGGTTAATGAGGTCAAGCAGTCCATCAAGGGGGAGCTGATCGTACCGCGCTTCTTTCGCGATGATCAGGACTTCTCGGCGAAGGCTGAATCGTCCAACGAAGAGCGGGATGCCTACGATGCAGAATCGGTGACGATTGGCGGCACTATCTCCCGGCGTCATACCAAACACCGCACCTTCAGTGTGGGTAGTGAACTGAAATTCAGCCGGGTGCAGGAAGAGGGTGAGGAGAGCGAGAACTACAATCTGCTGTCCTTTCCCCTGGGGATGAAAATCGATACCACGGATAATCTGCTGGACGCCCATCGCGGCGCTACCGTAGCGCTGGAAGTCAGACCGTACCTGGACCTAAAGGGTAATAGCCCCAGTTTCGTCAAAAATACCCTGGTGATGACCGGTTATCTCACCGGGGAAGATATCCGATTCGACCCCACACTGGCGCTGCGGATAAAGGCCGGCGTGATCAGTGGTATCGCTAATCTGGATATTCCCGCCGATGAGCGCTTTTACGCCGGCGGTGGTGGTTCGGTGCGCGGTTACAGTTATCAGGCCCTGGGTCCGCGGCGTTTGATCCCCTCTGACGTGGCAGGGGAACCTCCGACCTTGTCCGATCCCATCGGTGGGCGCGGCCTGAGTGAAATTTCCCTGGAGGGTCGTTTTCGCTTTACCGAGACCTGGGGTGGTGTTCTGTTTGTGGATGGCGGCAACGCCTACGAGAATCCCCGGCCCCAGTTTGACGACCTGTACTGGGGTGCGGGTTTCGGCGTGCGTTACATGACCTCCTTTGCGCCGCTGCGTTTCGATATCGCTTTCCCGCTGGATCGTCGCGACGATGTGGATGACAGCAGCTACCAGATCTATGTCAGCCTGGGGCAGGCATTCTGA
- a CDS encoding DUF3149 domain-containing protein, protein MDAMIDLFSSFSGLLSLGIIAFVCLMGAYFTRMALHKMNEELAQKPR, encoded by the coding sequence ATGGACGCCATGATCGACCTTTTCAGCAGTTTTTCCGGCCTGCTGAGCCTGGGCATTATTGCTTTCGTGTGCCTGATGGGCGCCTACTTTACCCGCATGGCTCTGCACAAAATGAATGAGGAACTGGCACAGAAACCCCGATAA
- a CDS encoding acetoacetate--CoA ligase: protein MSNPVQPLWQPTAAVIAATQMNQFRRLVNERHQLSLSDYQALYQWSVDQREAFWTQLWDFGEVIASQRGERVLGRDEMPGAEWFPEARLNFAENLLRYRDDKVALVERLENGSRRQLTYGKLFIEVERLAAALAAEGVGKGDRIAGFMPNIIDTAVAMLAATSLGAIWTSCSPDFGINGVLDRFGQVEPKVLFACEGYFYNGKTIDSLPRLRQIVDQIDSIQKLVVVPVARSAEQTAADIVGLDRACVLNAFVDAAPQQPLTFVQSEFNHPLYIMYSSGTTGVPKCIVHGAGGTLLQHIKEHRLHTDISRDDTLFYFTTCGWMMWNWLISGLACGATLVLYDGSPFYPAAQSLWDMVDEESISVFGTSAKYIAALEKAGCKPRESHQLAELRAVLSTGSPLAHEGFRYVYRDIKSDVCLSSISGGTDIISCFALGNPTLPVYPGELQCRGLGMAVEVWSEEGKSVQEEKGELVCASSFPCMPVGFWNDADGSKYRGAYFDSWPGVWAHGDYAEITEHGGVIIYGRSDAVLNPGGVRIGTAEIYRQVEKVAEVLDSICIGQEWRDDVRVVLFVVLREGLTLDDDLTQKIRTTIRANTTPRHVPAKVIQVADIPRTISGKIVELAVRNVVHGKPVKNQEALANPEALKLFEGLPELAGD from the coding sequence ATGAGTAATCCCGTACAACCCCTTTGGCAGCCGACCGCCGCGGTCATTGCCGCCACGCAAATGAATCAGTTTCGACGTCTGGTGAATGAGCGTCATCAGCTGTCACTGTCGGATTACCAGGCGCTGTATCAGTGGTCGGTAGATCAGCGCGAGGCGTTCTGGACCCAGCTGTGGGACTTTGGTGAGGTGATTGCCAGTCAGCGTGGCGAGCGGGTGCTCGGCCGGGATGAGATGCCTGGTGCCGAGTGGTTCCCGGAAGCGCGGCTGAATTTCGCGGAAAACCTGCTGCGCTATCGGGACGACAAGGTGGCCTTGGTGGAGCGGCTGGAAAACGGCAGCCGCCGGCAGTTGACCTATGGGAAACTGTTTATCGAGGTAGAGCGCCTCGCCGCGGCGCTGGCGGCAGAGGGGGTTGGCAAGGGCGACCGGATTGCGGGGTTTATGCCCAATATCATCGATACTGCCGTGGCTATGCTTGCGGCTACCAGCCTCGGCGCCATCTGGACATCGTGCTCTCCGGACTTTGGTATCAATGGTGTGCTCGATCGCTTTGGCCAGGTTGAGCCAAAGGTGCTGTTTGCCTGCGAAGGGTATTTCTACAACGGCAAGACCATCGACTCACTGCCTCGTCTGCGCCAGATCGTGGACCAGATCGACTCTATCCAGAAGCTGGTAGTGGTGCCAGTTGCTCGCAGCGCTGAGCAGACTGCCGCGGATATCGTCGGGCTCGATCGCGCCTGTGTTCTGAATGCCTTCGTTGACGCAGCACCACAGCAGCCGCTGACCTTTGTGCAGAGTGAATTCAATCACCCGCTCTATATCATGTATTCCTCTGGCACCACCGGTGTGCCCAAGTGCATAGTCCACGGTGCCGGCGGTACTCTGCTGCAGCATATCAAGGAGCACCGGCTGCATACGGATATTTCCCGAGATGACACCCTGTTCTATTTCACCACGTGCGGCTGGATGATGTGGAACTGGCTGATCAGTGGCCTCGCCTGTGGCGCCACCCTCGTGCTCTACGATGGCTCGCCGTTTTACCCGGCGGCCCAGAGTCTGTGGGATATGGTCGACGAAGAAAGCATCAGTGTGTTTGGTACCAGTGCCAAATATATCGCGGCACTGGAAAAGGCCGGCTGCAAGCCCCGGGAAAGCCACCAACTGGCGGAGTTGCGGGCGGTGCTTTCCACCGGCTCGCCTCTGGCCCACGAAGGATTCCGCTACGTCTACCGGGATATCAAATCCGATGTCTGCCTGTCTTCCATTTCCGGTGGTACTGACATTATTTCCTGCTTTGCGCTGGGGAACCCCACGCTGCCGGTGTACCCGGGAGAGCTACAGTGCCGCGGTCTCGGCATGGCGGTAGAGGTGTGGAGCGAAGAGGGCAAGTCGGTGCAGGAGGAAAAAGGTGAACTGGTATGTGCCAGCTCGTTTCCCTGTATGCCCGTCGGCTTCTGGAACGACGCCGATGGTAGCAAGTATCGTGGAGCCTATTTCGACAGCTGGCCTGGAGTCTGGGCCCATGGCGACTATGCAGAAATCACCGAACACGGCGGGGTGATCATTTATGGCCGCTCCGATGCGGTGCTGAACCCGGGCGGGGTACGTATCGGGACCGCGGAAATCTATCGTCAGGTGGAAAAGGTGGCGGAGGTGCTGGATAGCATCTGTATCGGTCAGGAGTGGCGCGACGATGTACGGGTGGTGCTGTTTGTCGTATTGCGCGAAGGACTGACCCTGGACGACGATTTAACCCAGAAAATCCGCACCACCATTCGTGCCAACACCACACCGCGCCATGTGCCGGCCAAAGTGATCCAGGTGGCAGATATCCCCCGTACCATTAGTGGCAAAATTGTCGAACTCGCGGTGCGCAATGTGGTACACGGCAAACCGGTGAAAAACCAGGAGGCTCTTGCCAACCCGGAAGCGCTGAAATTGTTTGAGGGGCTGCCGGAACTGGCCGGGGACTAA